From the Rhodothalassiaceae bacterium genome, one window contains:
- the ruvA gene encoding Holliday junction ATP-dependent DNA helicase RuvA, producing the protein MIARLKGIVAEVGEGHLVLDVGGVGYLVFAPARLLARLAPGEEAALAIETHVREDHIHLYGFADAGERTLFRMLCGVSGVGAKLALGLLSVLDGEALQLAIAAGDHAALARAPGVGRKLAQRICHELKDRLGGLPAGGAAEGGGAATAADHGLVEDAVSALVHLGYGRMEALRAVRAQLARGGEPDLAGLIRDSLKELAG; encoded by the coding sequence GTGATCGCCCGGCTGAAGGGCATCGTCGCGGAGGTCGGCGAGGGGCATCTCGTCCTCGATGTCGGGGGGGTCGGCTATCTCGTCTTCGCGCCGGCCCGGCTGCTGGCGCGCCTTGCCCCCGGCGAGGAGGCGGCGCTTGCGATCGAGACCCATGTGCGCGAGGACCACATACATCTCTACGGTTTCGCGGACGCGGGCGAGCGCACGCTGTTCCGGATGCTGTGCGGGGTCTCGGGTGTCGGCGCGAAGCTTGCGCTCGGGCTGCTCTCCGTGCTGGACGGCGAGGCGCTGCAGCTTGCGATCGCGGCCGGGGATCACGCGGCGCTCGCGCGCGCGCCCGGGGTCGGCCGCAAGCTCGCCCAGCGCATCTGCCATGAACTCAAGGACCGGCTCGGCGGTCTGCCGGCGGGCGGCGCGGCGGAAGGCGGCGGCGCGGCCACCGCGGCGGACCACGGGCTTGTCGAGGATGCGGTATCGGCGCTGGTGCATCTCGGCTATGGGCGCATGGAGGCCCTGCGGGCGGTGCGCGCGCAGCTTGCGCGCGGCGGCGAGCCGGATCTCGCCGGCCTCATCCGTGACAGCCTGAAGGAGCTTGCCGGATGA
- the ruvC gene encoding crossover junction endodeoxyribonuclease RuvC, with protein sequence MRILGLDPGLGATGWGLVAAEGTRLVHLGHGTIRSDAAAPLPERLAMLAAGLRRVIADAAPDCAAVEETFVNRNPASTLKLGQARGVVLLVPAEAGLEIAEYAPNAVKKAVVGVGHAGKEQVRMMVRVLLGGIAVDGADAADALAVAICHAHHAGAAAALLARRGGRR encoded by the coding sequence ATGCGCATCCTCGGCCTCGATCCCGGGCTCGGCGCCACCGGATGGGGGCTGGTGGCGGCCGAGGGCACGCGCCTCGTCCACCTCGGTCACGGCACGATCCGCTCCGATGCCGCCGCCCCGTTGCCGGAGCGGCTGGCCATGCTGGCCGCCGGACTGAGACGGGTGATCGCGGATGCGGCCCCGGATTGCGCGGCGGTCGAGGAGACCTTCGTCAACCGCAATCCCGCATCGACCTTGAAACTGGGGCAGGCCCGTGGTGTGGTGCTGCTGGTGCCGGCCGAGGCGGGCCTCGAGATCGCCGAATACGCGCCGAACGCGGTAAAAAAGGCGGTGGTCGGCGTCGGCCATGCGGGAAAGGAGCAGGTGCGGATGATGGTGCGCGTGCTGCTCGGCGGGATCGCGGTGGACGGCGCGGATGCGGCGGACGCGCTCGCGGTCGCCATCTGCCACGCCCACCATGCCGGTGCGGCCGCAGCCCTGCTCGCGCGGCGGGGAGGGCGGCGGTGA
- a CDS encoding putative transcriptional regulatory protein — protein MAGHSQFKNIMHRKSAQDKKRAQLFNKLAREIQVAAKLGSPDPASNPRLRTAIANARAASMPKDRIERAIASSQRADAENYEEVRYEGFGPGGTALIVEALTDNRNRTAAEVRAIFSKNGGNMGETGCASFLFERVGLIVYPAAVADADTVFEAAAEAGADNVESDRHAHEITCAPDMLAQVARALEERLGEPQSAKLAWKAKDEVPVSLEDAEKLMKLISALEDNDDVQEVYGNYAISDEVMEKLEAA, from the coding sequence ATGGCCGGTCATTCACAGTTCAAGAACATCATGCACAGGAAGAGCGCGCAGGACAAGAAGCGCGCCCAGCTCTTCAACAAGCTCGCCCGCGAGATCCAGGTGGCGGCCAAGCTCGGCTCCCCGGATCCCGCGTCCAATCCGCGCCTGCGCACGGCGATCGCCAACGCCCGTGCCGCCTCCATGCCCAAGGACCGCATCGAGCGCGCCATCGCCTCCTCCCAGCGCGCGGATGCCGAGAACTACGAGGAGGTCCGCTACGAGGGCTTCGGCCCGGGCGGCACGGCGCTCATCGTCGAGGCGCTCACCGACAACCGCAACCGCACGGCGGCCGAGGTGCGCGCCATCTTCTCCAAGAACGGCGGCAACATGGGCGAGACGGGCTGCGCCAGCTTCCTGTTCGAGCGCGTGGGGCTGATCGTCTATCCCGCCGCGGTCGCCGATGCGGACACCGTCTTCGAGGCGGCCGCCGAGGCCGGTGCCGACAACGTGGAATCCGACCGGCACGCCCATGAGATCACCTGCGCGCCGGACATGCTGGCGCAGGTCGCGCGGGCGCTGGAGGAGCGGCTGGGAGAGCCGCAGTCGGCCAAGCTCGCCTGGAAGGCCAAGGATGAGGTGCCGGTGAGTCTCGAGGACGCCGAGAAGCTGATGAAGCTCATCAGCGCACTCGAGGACAATGACGACGTCCAGGAGGTCTACGGCAACTACGCCATCTCGGACGAGGTGATGGAGAAGCTCGAAGCGGCCTGA